One stretch of Deinococcus taeanensis DNA includes these proteins:
- a CDS encoding alpha/beta fold hydrolase: protein MILTPGNHTFSADHLDLAYTVAGTGPALVVQPPGWGIGAGLYERSLQPLERDFTVISLHPRGSGRSASPTDANDINVGRFVDDLEALRQHLQLGQMALFGHSHGGYIALNYALRYPQHLSHLVVVDAQLGVKEPGEDLQRTLPVLAQDPRRAEAVQAFSEPPNLKTDEDMSVFLARIAPLYFRDPQGEGVALFRAFVRSNRVSLATDQAAGASDGRFLVRDRLKAITTPTLVLVGRHDFICSPVQAEVIHHGIPGSQLAVFEDSGHLPWIDEPAACFVTMTHFLKGSRPERPAGPAGA, encoded by the coding sequence ATGATCCTGACGCCTGGGAATCACACCTTCAGCGCCGACCACCTTGACCTCGCGTACACCGTTGCCGGGACGGGCCCCGCCCTGGTGGTCCAGCCTCCTGGCTGGGGCATCGGGGCGGGCCTCTACGAGCGCTCCCTCCAGCCGCTGGAGCGCGACTTCACCGTCATCTCCCTCCACCCGCGGGGGAGCGGCCGCTCTGCAAGCCCAACCGACGCGAACGACATCAACGTCGGTCGCTTTGTCGATGACCTCGAAGCGTTACGCCAGCACCTCCAGCTCGGACAGATGGCGCTGTTCGGGCATTCACATGGGGGATACATCGCGCTCAATTACGCCCTGCGATACCCGCAGCACCTGTCCCATCTGGTGGTCGTGGACGCGCAGCTTGGCGTGAAGGAACCAGGAGAGGACCTGCAGCGGACCCTGCCTGTTCTGGCGCAGGATCCCCGGCGTGCTGAGGCCGTCCAGGCCTTCAGTGAACCGCCGAACCTGAAGACGGATGAGGATATGAGCGTGTTCCTGGCGCGCATCGCGCCGCTGTACTTCCGTGATCCGCAGGGCGAGGGGGTGGCGCTGTTCCGTGCGTTTGTGCGGTCGAACCGGGTTTCGCTGGCCACCGATCAGGCTGCGGGCGCTTCGGACGGACGGTTCCTGGTGAGGGACCGGTTGAAGGCGATCACGACGCCCACGCTGGTGCTGGTCGGGCGTCACGACTTTATCTGCTCCCCGGTTCAGGCCGAGGTCATCCATCACGGCATCCCAGGATCACAGCTGGCAGTGTTCGAGGACAGTGGGCACCTGCCGTGGATAGATGAGCCTGCAGCGTGTTTCGTGACGATGACGCACTTCCTGAAAGGCAGCCGGCCTGAGCGCCCGGCCGGACCAGCAGGCGCCTGA
- a CDS encoding phenylacetate--CoA ligase family protein: MTNLLTSVHLGPPDAPALLSRLRTLPLYREALRDLPDTAGWGEVPFLTRERLSAAFEAGELMHPEAVRVHLTPHPGGGWLPEYATRADITGHGQAGAAAFARAGVSPGDHVQVAFGYHRFAGGWLMQDGLETLGAKTIPFGPGETDAQLDTLRRLGVRVLVSAPSFAQKLGEAGARPELLIAAGEPLSSIEGRREQVEAALGCPALDCYATSEAGLIALETPERSGMRVLDDWIHVEVIDPESGEPVQDGVRGELVVTHLTKRAMPLLRFRTGDLTRLERRPGGTVLPAGVFGNVTGMLKVKGVKLFPREVAFWLAGHGLDHTQHTLHLTGASGTDRLHLLVRGAARSDLSALHADFQKRFAIRADTLSVDPEHVGQGVRDERHGGQSP; this comes from the coding sequence ATGACGAACCTCCTGACCTCAGTTCACCTTGGCCCGCCTGACGCGCCGGCGCTGCTCTCCCGCCTGCGGACCCTGCCGCTCTACCGTGAGGCCCTGCGCGACCTGCCGGACACCGCCGGCTGGGGCGAGGTGCCGTTCTTGACCCGTGAGCGCCTGAGCGCCGCTTTCGAAGCCGGCGAACTCATGCATCCGGAGGCCGTGCGGGTCCACCTGACGCCACACCCAGGCGGCGGCTGGCTGCCGGAATACGCCACCCGCGCTGACATCACAGGCCACGGCCAGGCCGGCGCCGCCGCGTTCGCACGGGCCGGCGTGTCGCCTGGGGACCATGTTCAGGTGGCGTTCGGCTACCACCGGTTTGCCGGTGGTTGGCTGATGCAGGACGGTCTGGAGACGCTCGGCGCCAAGACCATCCCGTTCGGACCCGGCGAAACCGACGCGCAACTCGACACCCTGCGCCGCCTGGGCGTCCGCGTGCTGGTCAGCGCCCCGAGCTTCGCGCAGAAGCTGGGCGAGGCCGGTGCGCGCCCGGAACTGCTCATCGCGGCTGGCGAACCCCTGAGCAGCATCGAGGGCCGCCGCGAACAGGTGGAAGCGGCGCTGGGCTGTCCTGCGCTGGATTGTTACGCCACCAGTGAAGCCGGGCTGATCGCCTTGGAAACGCCTGAGCGCAGCGGCATGCGCGTGCTGGACGACTGGATCCATGTGGAGGTCATTGACCCGGAATCCGGCGAGCCTGTCCAGGACGGCGTGCGTGGTGAACTGGTCGTGACCCACCTCACCAAGCGGGCCATGCCCCTGCTGCGCTTCCGCACCGGCGACCTCACCCGGCTGGAGCGCCGGCCCGGGGGGACCGTTCTGCCTGCGGGCGTGTTCGGCAATGTGACCGGCATGCTCAAGGTAAAAGGGGTCAAGCTGTTTCCGCGGGAAGTGGCCTTCTGGTTGGCGGGGCACGGTCTGGACCACACCCAGCACACCCTGCACCTCACCGGCGCAAGCGGCACGGACCGGCTTCACCTGCTTGTGCGCGGCGCAGCGCGCAGCGACCTCAGTGCACTGCACGCTGACTTTCAAAAGCGTTTCGCGATCCGGGCTGACACCCTGAGCGTCGACCCTGAGCACGTGGGGCAGGGCGTGCGCGACGAACGGCACGGCGGGCAGTCACCGTAA
- a CDS encoding glycoside hydrolase family 3 protein, with protein sequence MTTSPLTSDQQQFTEQLLAQMTLAEKIGQMTQPEKNSVKPGDVARLALGSVLSGGGGNPEPNTPAGWRAMVTQFIAEAQQSRLRIPLIYGVDAVHGHNNVVGATIFPHNIGLGATRDAELVRRIGRATALEVAATNVRWNFAPAVSVPQDIRWGRTYEGYSQDPRLVSDLAVALIRGFEGDGWTAPTAVLPSVKHFVADAATTWGSSTRAQSFDRTLSNATMTQDFRELLERGAWQIDQGNAEIDEATLRAVHLPPYRAAIEAGALNVMASYSAWQGLKVHAHRYLLTDVLKGELGFQGFVVSDWEALDQLHPGDYDRCVVDAINAGIDMVMVPFDYERFIGSLTRAVDSSAVPLARIDDAVRRILTAKVALGLFEQPHTDERLLALVGCGAHRDLAREAVQKSLVLLKNAGALPLDPHGPEVLVAGADADDLGAQCGGWTISWMGGRGPTTPGTTILEGLRAAAGPDRVHYSPDGHVTRDYRAGVVVLAEEPYAEGMGDRADLTLSAEQAALVARVRARCEQLTVVLLSGRPLVITEHLPAWDALVAAWLPGTEGQGVADVLFGRVPFSGRLPFDWPRTADHLRRGDGPAPLFALGEAAAALEPVMGD encoded by the coding sequence CGGCAACCCGGAGCCAAACACGCCCGCCGGGTGGCGCGCCATGGTGACGCAGTTCATCGCCGAAGCCCAGCAGTCCCGGCTGCGCATTCCCCTGATCTACGGGGTTGACGCCGTGCACGGACACAACAACGTCGTGGGCGCCACCATCTTCCCCCACAACATCGGCCTGGGCGCCACCCGCGACGCCGAGCTCGTGCGCCGCATCGGCCGCGCCACGGCGCTGGAGGTCGCCGCGACGAACGTCCGCTGGAACTTCGCGCCGGCCGTGAGCGTGCCCCAGGACATCCGCTGGGGCCGGACGTACGAGGGGTACAGTCAGGACCCGCGGCTCGTGTCGGACCTCGCCGTCGCGCTGATCCGCGGCTTCGAAGGCGACGGCTGGACGGCGCCCACCGCGGTGCTGCCCAGCGTCAAGCATTTTGTCGCCGACGCCGCCACCACCTGGGGCAGTTCCACCCGCGCTCAGAGCTTCGACCGGACCCTGTCGAACGCCACGATGACGCAGGACTTCCGGGAACTCCTCGAGCGCGGCGCGTGGCAGATCGACCAGGGCAACGCCGAAATTGACGAGGCGACCCTGCGCGCGGTGCACCTGCCGCCCTACCGCGCCGCCATCGAGGCCGGCGCCCTGAACGTCATGGCGTCCTACAGCGCGTGGCAGGGCCTGAAGGTGCACGCGCACCGCTACCTGCTCACCGACGTCCTGAAAGGTGAACTGGGCTTCCAGGGCTTCGTCGTCAGTGACTGGGAAGCGCTCGACCAGCTGCACCCGGGCGACTACGACCGCTGCGTCGTGGACGCCATCAACGCCGGCATCGACATGGTGATGGTGCCCTTCGACTACGAACGCTTCATCGGCAGTCTCACCCGGGCCGTGGACAGCTCGGCGGTGCCTCTGGCGCGCATCGACGACGCGGTCCGGCGCATCCTGACCGCCAAAGTCGCGCTGGGGCTGTTCGAGCAGCCCCACACCGACGAGCGCCTGCTCGCGCTCGTCGGCTGCGGCGCGCACCGCGACCTCGCGCGTGAAGCGGTGCAGAAGTCCCTGGTGCTGCTCAAGAACGCCGGCGCCCTGCCCCTCGACCCCCACGGTCCGGAAGTGCTAGTCGCCGGCGCGGACGCCGATGACCTGGGCGCGCAGTGCGGCGGGTGGACGATCAGCTGGATGGGCGGGCGCGGACCGACCACGCCGGGCACCACCATCCTCGAGGGGCTGCGCGCCGCCGCCGGGCCGGACCGCGTGCACTACAGCCCGGACGGACACGTCACGCGCGACTACCGCGCCGGCGTGGTGGTCCTGGCGGAAGAGCCGTACGCCGAGGGCATGGGCGACCGCGCGGACCTGACCCTCAGCGCCGAACAGGCCGCGCTGGTGGCCCGCGTCCGCGCCCGCTGCGAGCAGCTGACCGTGGTGCTCCTGTCCGGCCGGCCGCTGGTGATCACCGAGCACCTGCCGGCGTGGGACGCGCTGGTCGCCGCGTGGCTGCCCGGCACGGAAGGCCAGGGCGTGGCGGACGTGCTGTTCGGCCGCGTGCCCTTCAGCGGCCGCCTGCCGTTCGACTGGCCCCGCACGGCCGACCACCTGCGCCGCGGAGACGGACCGGCGCCCCTGTTTGCGCTGGGTGAAGCCGCGGCCGCCCTCGAACCGGTCATGGGGGACTGA